One segment of Falco biarmicus isolate bFalBia1 chromosome 12, bFalBia1.pri, whole genome shotgun sequence DNA contains the following:
- the SOCS5 gene encoding suppressor of cytokine signaling 5, producing the protein MDKVGKMWNNFKYRCQNLFSHEGGSQNENVVVNSSSCSSAKEKAIQITDLAQQQPSSPLRENIALQLGLSPSKNSARRNQNCVTEIPQIVEISIEKENDSCVTTGARLARRDSYSRHAPWGGKKKHSCSTKTQSSLDTEKRFGRTRSGLQRRERRYGVSSVHDMDAVSNRTVGSRSLRQRLQDTVGLCFPMRTYSKQSKPLFSNKRKIHLSELMLEKCPFPAGSDLAQKWHLIKQHTAPVSPHSTFFDTFDPSLVSTEDEEDRLRERRRLSIEEGVDPPPNAQIHTFEATAQVNPLYKLGPKLAPGMTELAGDKNITPPGNCDSEEDTTTLCLQSRRQKQRQMSGESHGHISRQGAWKVHTQIDYIHCLVPDLLQITGNPCYWGVMDRYEAEALLEGKPEGTFLLRDSAQEDYLFSVSFRRYNRSLHARIEQWNHNFSFDAHDPCVFHSSTVTGLLEHYKDPSSCMFFEPLLTVSLNRTFPFSLQYICRAVICRCTTYDGIDDLPLPSMLQDFLKEYHYKQKVRVRWLEREPIKTK; encoded by the coding sequence ATGGATAAAGTGGGAAAGATGTGGAACAATTTCAAATACAGGTGCCAGAATCTCTTCAGTCATGAGGGTGGAAGCCAAAATGAAAACGTAGTTGTGAACTCCAGTAGTTGCTCATCTGCTAAAGAGAAAGCTATCCAGATAACTGATTTGGCTCAACAACAACCCAGCAGCCCTTTGAGAGAAAACATAGCTTTGCAATTAGGTTTAAGTCCTTCAAAGAATTCGGCAAGGCGGAACCAAAACTGTGTCACAGAAATTCCTCAGATTGTTGAAATAAGcattgagaaagaaaatgactcGTGTGTCACCACGGGAGCTAGACTTGCTCGAAGGGACTCTTATTCTCGGCATGCTCCTTGGGGTGGGAAGAAGAAGCATTCCTGCTCTACCAAAACCCAGAGCTCCTTGGATACTGAAAAACGATTTGGTAGAACACGAAGTGGTTtgcagaggagggagaggaggtatGGGGTGAGCTCCGTCCATGATATGGATGCCGTATCAAACAGGACAGTAGGCAGCCGTTCTCTGCGACAGCGTCTGCAAGATACCGTTGGGCTGTGTTTTCCCATGCGGACTTACAGCAAACAGTCCAAACCTCTGTTTTCTAACAAAAGAAAGATCCATCTCTCTGAACTAATGCTTGAGAAATGCCCTTTTCCTGCAGGCTCAGATCTGGCTCAAAAGTGGCATCTGATTAAACAACACACGGCGCCTGTGAGTCCTCATTCAACATTTTTTGACACATTTGATCCTTCCTTGGTCTCCACAGAAGACGAAGAAGACAGGCTCAGAGAGCGACGTAGACTTAGTATTGAAGAAGGGGTTGATCCCCCTCCCAATGCCCAAATACATACGTTTGAAGCTACAGCACAGGTAAATCCATTGTATAAACTGGGACCAAAGTTAGCCCCTGGTATGACTGAGCTGGCCGGGGACAAAAACATAACACCTCCAGGGAACTGTGACTCTGAAGAGGACACAACAACACTTTGTCTGCAGTCACGCAGGCAGAAGCAGCGTCAGATGTCTGGAGAGAGCCATGGCCATATCAGCAGGCAGGGGGCTTGGAAAGTGCATACTCAAATTGATTACATCCATTGCCTTGTGCCAGACTTACTTCAGATCACAGGTAACCCGTGTTACTGGGGTGTGATGGACCGTTATGAAGCAGAAGCACTTCTGGAGGGTAAACCCGAAGGCACTTTTTTGCTCAGGGATTCTGCGCAAGAGGACTACCTCTTCTCTGTGAGCTTCCGTCGCTATAACCGATCGCTACATGCACGCATTGAGCAGTGGAATCACAACTTTAGTTTCGATGCCCACGATCCCTGTGTCTTTCACTCCTCCACTGTTACAGGGCTTCTGGAACACTACAAAGACCCTAGCTCTTGCATGTTCTTTGAACCGTTACTTACTGTATCTCTGAACAGGACTTTCCCCTTTAGTCTGCAGTATATCTGCCGGGCAGTAATCTGCAGGTGCACTACGTATGATGGAATTGATGACCTTCCTCTACCCTCAATGTTACAAGACTTTCTAAAGGAGTATCACTATAAACAAAAAGTCAGGGTGCGATGGCTGGAGCGGGaacctataaaaacaaagtaa